TGATAGAGAGTGAAGGCTCATTTCACACTACAGCTGAGGGAGGAGACAACTCCATGTGTGATGTCCAAGTACCTGCCAGGGGCCCTGGCATCCTCATCCTGGCAGTCTTGCTTTTTACTAACAGAAAAGTAGCTGGAAACACACATTCCCTAGAAAGCCCAACCTTCTAGAAATGAGGAAAGGGAAATTACCTAAAAGCAAGCAAAGCCTGAGTGTGTTGAAGCAAACAGAATTACTTTTTATAAGCAACACTCCAAAGCAGACCTATTTAAAAGGTCACATTGTCTTCCTCAGTGCAGCAGGGGGTATTAACATCcacatgtatatttttttttgtatcttgcaaagaacaaaataaaaatgtccaACACCTTTCGCTGATATATGATGGTggccagggaggtgctggagcagagccttgTTCATTGATCTGCAGCTGAATCATGCAAAAACAGACATCCTGCTGTAAATCCACTGCAGAGACCTGGCTTGATTTACACCTCCAGCACCATAAATAATGACAAAAAGCAGCCTGATAGCACTCTGTCTCTGTTACACGGACATGCATTACCTCAGGTCTCAGAGATGATAGAGCTACTCCCTGACAAACATTTTGCACTGGGTCCTATTTGCCAACCTGCAGGAGAAAGGATGTCCCATCCTTACCCTCAGCATAACCCCAAGCTGTGCTCCAGACACGCcagtatttttatattctcatttttctttttttgctcaGTGTAAATGAAGACATTCCTTCAATTCTTCCAGGCTGGGGGCTTCTGAAGGTTTAAAGTGCTATTCTTGTAGAGAGGTTCAAGGCTCCTTCCAGTCCCAGCCAGGGCTTTGACTttgtccccagggcagcagtaCAGACACCCACGGGAAGCCAAACCCTCGAGGTGGGTTTCTGCACACCCCTAGGCACATCTAGTGCCATGAAAACCAAGCACAGAGGTACCTGCCGTGTCCTGGCCCCCAGAGTTTATTGAGGCAAATTGCACTCCTCATGAGGACTTTCACATGCTGGTTTAACAGAACCGGTCCAGAAAAGCTTCCAGTCCATTTCAGTTCCTCccactccttccttcccagtttTTCTCCTAATTTGTACTAGTTTAAGGGAAAAGTTCCCTATCTGCCTTCAGTAAATAGGTTGATaaattgctgtttctttgcAAGCCTCAGTCATGCAACATTAGATTGCTGCAGTCTGGAAATAACTACATTATCCCATCCAAAACCTGCAGGCTCACCACGGTGCTCCCTCAAAATGCCACATAAGACAGAAGAGGGGCCCTTCCCTGATCATCCTGGGTGTCTGGGGAAACACCACAAGCCCAGACTGAAGGACTGGATGACACCATTCCATGGGTGTGCATTGCTGGGTGTTGGACCTATGTGGATATGGGGAATGCAAATCTGCCCAAGCAAATCTCCCAGGATCTGGGTCTTGGGGTAGGGAAGAAAGGACTCCCAGTCCTGAgttgcaaaaggaaaaccatACATCATGGAGGCAGGGAGAAACAGTATTTAATAAATAGCAGTGCTGCACCAGTGCCCCAAGAGCTTAGCAACAGGACCCAAGAGGTAATTGGTCCAGAGAAAAATACCAAAGTCACTTGAGTTTCAGCCATTCACACACTCAGGTTGGTCCTTCAGGCTTGGTTGGCTGCATAATCCTTCCACACTCGCTACTCACGGCATTATCCCGTAGCAGAGCACATCGAGTGGATTTAAGATAGGCAAATCCAAGATGGACATGTCCCAGCCCTTCTCCTGACATGCATCAGGAGTTGGTACCAACACACAAGGCAACTGTGGGCATCTGTGTCactggaggcagctctggacTACACAGGAACAGCAAGAAAGGGCAGTGGGATGACACAGTAACGTTGAGCCTAGTCTATTAACACAGCTTCCAAAAACTgtgtttccattaaaaacacCTGGCATTTTATTGAAGGTACTCCATGGAGAGAcctttttgtttgaaaaatgaagACATAGCTTTGCCATTTGAAATAGGAGTTCAAGCACTTCATTCATGCCAAAACAAACCTTTGCTTTTGTACCTTCCTTCCTTgtcttttctctgcctcttctgtggagaaagaaaaggaaaaaaaaagaaaaaaaaaaaaaaagagaaatacaagaaaaaaatgaagccatTTTACCCCAGTGAAAATCTGAAATCTGATACATTTTCTCATTGTTCCAAACCTGGCTTTCATCTAACAAAAATTAGCCATGAAATTGCACTGCCTTAACCCTTGGCTGTTCTTCAGTTCCTGCATCTCTCTGGAAGGCAAGGCTGAGCTCCCAGTTTCAGCCTGGGGAGTCCAGCCCTGCAAGGGTTTGAGTCAGCCTGGCACTTGCCACCAAACATCAAACCACACCACCTTCCCTTCTGCCAGCAGAAAGGGAATGTGTGATCCTAGAGGAAAATAATGTGATACAAAAAATTACTGGTTGCAGCTTCCAAGCACCCTTTAAATATGTACCGAACTATTCACCCCAATTACACTCCTGTAATGGGCtctgatttgttttcctttgttcccAAAGCAGTAGGGCACTGGCCACATTAACATTCAATGAGAAGTTGTTTGATATTGAGTCTTTTCTTTAGCAGTATTATTCCTTACACAATTTTGTTTGATTGCAATCCACTTCACATTTTTAAGTGCTTACTGACTGTGAAAGAATGACCTAGCCTGCtttctcttggctttttttttttattgatttctcttttaaaaaggttttattccttttatacATGAGATTGAAATAAGAGAAAGAGGCAACATTACTGAACAactgtttttcttccagctccatCAACCCATATAACTTCACAGTAGGCCtcaaaaaaatactgtaataatGAGACACTTAAAGACATGAAGCTGCCTACACCCTTTTTCTGGGACTTTTTTGATTCTTACTGGTAAACTTCCAAATTGTTCAAGTGAATAGTCAGGAATAAATTGCTCTTTCTGAGTACCTGATTAGACCATACACTGAGTAATTGGAGGCAGACCTACTGTGCTCCTCATTTAAAGACACAGCCCACCACATGCAGTTTGTCTTAAAACTTGTGCTTTGCACTCACTTTGTATAGGAGTTTTTTgtaaagagaaaatgtaaaggAATTGGAAAGCACCAGCAGTGAGCATGCCCTGTGATTTGCCTGAAATCCAAGCTGCCATGCCTTCCAAAACAGTGGGCTCTTGTTCCTACATCCAGAGCATACAAATTATTGCAGCATGATCACAGACTGCATGGGCGAAGGATGCTTTTCTTGGCACTGGACTCAATCCTGATGAATAGGTCAGCAGGATATCAGTAAAATCTTTCCTTGACAAGAGGTTTCAGATACAGCAGGACTTCGTCAAGCCAGTGCTTCAGAAGCCCCTTAAATCCCACAACATCCCCTTGTGCTATGGGACCAACAACCTCATCCAAAAcgcccaaagcagcagctcaacACAGTCTACACCCATGGTTGCTTCCAGTTTTAGTTAGATCTATCTTGCATTAATTAATCTTTGGCACTAAATTCTGCAGCCACTGAAGTGAGTGGCTGGCAAATAATTTAAGTGATCTAATTAATATGTGTCTCATCAACAACACAAAgggagtattttttaaaatctctaaAAATCCCCCACCAGCACATGAAGGCACGTGCACTCTGACACTGACATGGTGTCAAGTAGCCAGGACAGcaccagctcctctcctctgtCTTGCCTGGGGTTCTCACACCAAGCAGGGTGAGACTTCTCATGCAaacacctctttttttcttccagcatcGATGTACACGGAAATACAGCGGGACCGACCAGATGGTGGGAATATCCTGACTCACCCAGACTATATAGATGGAAACCCAGACCTCATCAAACCTAAAAAGCTCCTAAATCCTGTAAAAGCCTCGAAGAGCCATcaagagctgcacagggagctgctgatgAACCACAAAAGGTAAGGGGAGGTTGCAGCCTGCCACTGGAGCAGCCCAAGAGGCGCTGAGCTGTCAGAGCCCAGGAGCTGAGGCACAGGTGACAGTGAGAGACTGCAAGCTGGAACAGCAGGATCAATCCCCTCACTTGCAAACACAGTATCCTGTCCTCTTTGGCTGtatcctttcctcttttctctgacGTCAccatttcttttacaaaaataaagcagaacgAAAAGCCCCCGCTCTGCCATCCTGAAGCATTGGCTGGCACTTTTTAGAGTCACAAGCACTGGAAGATGCAAGGCATCCCTACAGCCCCTTTTTGGTGTCCCTTGgaggttttctgttttttctatCTCCATCACTGATGTACAACATTCCTGTGCACTTGAAGGTCAAtccaaaggcaggaaaaggtgCATGCTGGATGCAGCCATTGAAAGCTAGGTAGCAGTGGGGTGAGATCATCTGCACAAGGCTACTCACCAACTCCCTAAATACCAAATGGCTAAAGACAGGCTAGAATTCATATTCCTGACTTCCTACCCCGTCACCCCAGTTTAACTCTTTGGGGGTACAGATATAACATCAGGAAAACCATACCAATGATCAGTAACCTACAACTACATCATTCCATTGCACCAGCTGTCTGAACATTAGTGCAATGAAATCATATTCTGCTCAGAGGCTTTTaagcacagcaaaaaaatctGCTGGCTTTTTATTGACATTTTCTGAACACCCTGAACTACCCTGACACAATAGCTCTTTGGCTGCCTAATTAAAAGGAGCACAGCCTCAGTTCTAAAGGACTGCAGTCATCACAAGAACCAGACACGTATATTAATTCAGTGAACAATCAAGCCTGCCAGCAGGGTGCATTAATCAATACTGGCACTGGCTGGGCTTGGGTTTGATTTGATTTTCCCAGAATCAGACGAATTACAGGGACCTTTCTCTGGCATCAAGGCAGATGTCACTATACCAgccagatatttttaaaagtctttggCTTGAGAGTGACCATCTCCTCCCTAGTGATTCTGCTCAGTTTAAAGGGTCACCTACCAGCACTGTCTTTGATCTCACAGAACATTATTCCAGTGTAACCATGATGGAACAATGGAACAAAACACCCCTGCaatggaagcagcagagaggaatgGCTGTGAAGGAGGTACAGACTCTGCAGCACCAGATCACACTGGCAAACACAAAGAACATCATCTCTTTGTGTTCTAGTTTTGTGCCTGCCACCATGTCACGTCCACATGTGCCACCAGGTactggcaggaggcagctccagcacaaaCATCCTTCACCACCTACTCCTGTGGCCCCTCTCAAGCATCAGTTTAAACCTGTTTTGGCTCTGACTTCCCAAGTATTTTTCAGCAAATATATGAAACAAACCCTACTGCAAAAAGTAATCCATTGTTGCTGGTTTCTTGTCACTCTCAAATCTACCAGTTTTGCTTCCTGCTAAATATTACCATAGAGGAAGagaggggagaaggggagagagaaggaattaTTACTTGCTCCTGTTTCTGCTTTGGTTGGTTTTTCCCTCTCAAGAAGCAGGGGGAAGCAACTGAAATCAGCAGCTTGTGTAACAAAATCCTTATCTTACTCAACACCTCTGGGCACTAACACAGGCTGATTAAATCAAAGAATAGTAACAAATCTACAGGCAACATTGCAAGCTGTGTCTCCAGCAAGTCAAGGcaggttttccttctctcaaGCCTTGAGAAAAGCAACTTTCCAGCATCCAAGTTGTTCCTGCTTCAAAAACCATGATGAAAGCTCTGGGGCCAAGGCTATGGCTGCCTTCACTGATGTTGCTGTGAACTTTGTCCtgtcattaagaaaaaaaaaaaaattacaagaattACAATAGGAAGTATCATTAAAAGAGGTACTGGAAGGATACAAGCACTGGGCCCAGCCATGCTGTGACAGTGCAGATGTTTTCTGCACCTGGAGAGAGTGgttcctctctcctgcctgccagtTCAGCTTCTCGTGATGTGAGGTACCACCTCAGCACCTGCTACCCTGCCAAGAAATCCACAGCCCACAGGGTTTGATGCCTCTACTTTCAAACAACTTTGGCCAAAACCAACCAGCCTTTGGTCAGCAGAGACCTCCTGGTGCTGAGGAGGAGCTTTACATTAACAGcactccccagcccagggcacccTGGGCAAGCCCTTAGCACAGGCATGGGGAGGTCCCCTCCTCTCTCAACACAGACCTGCACAGGAACACCAAACACCACCCGTACCTACTTCAGCTATGGCAACATCCAAAGTGTGAGGTTTCTGAAATTTGTTCAGGGAACCTTCTATGTCTTTGCCACACATTTATGCCCTGCCTGCATGGCCCTGCTGTGTCTCCTTCCCTGTGATCCCACCCCTCACAGAACAGGGGTTCACCTGAGATGCATCAGGTGGCCAAAGGGGAGTCAGGCACCTGTGCCATCAGCAAATCCTCCGGCTTCCAGGAGAAAAGGACATTTTGGCCTCTTGATCCAAAACTATCCATGTCAGCAGGGGGATCGCCGGCCCTCAGCTCCGAAGCAAAGCTTCAGATGAAGCTAAGTTTCAAAGCTTCAGATGGGTTGCGcggggaggaaggagctgccGGGACAATTACTGCAGCCCAATGACTACCCCTgctggtgggaaaaaaatcGTCATTATTGCACATGTTCTCAATGCCGCTGAATCCACACCTGCACCGCTAAAACCAGTAACAGCGGGAGCCTACGGAAAGCCCCTTTTCCACAGCCGACACAGAAAGCTGTGGTACCCCGGTGCAATGGGATCAGCCGAACTTCCAGCACCAAACGTGCCATACACGAACAGCAACATGTGTCCACCCCAAGCAGGCAGCCCAAGGCACCATCAAACAGCCTCAAACCTTGTGGATGGATTTGTGGGTCAGGGCTGGTTCATGGATCTCCCACGAATCTCATGGAACAAGGTCTCCCGTGTTTCCATTTAGGATCAAGACAAGTTTTGGGGttgccaggctggcagtggTTACACCCCAGGTGTAGATGCTTtcatttatctgctttttatCCACAGAGGTTTGGGCATGGAGAGCAAGCCAGAGCTGCAGCGAGTGCTCGAGCACCGACGGCGAGACCTGCTCATCaaacagaagaaggaagaggaagaggcaAAGAAATTGCAGTCTCCTTTTGAAAAAGAGCTATTAAAGAGGCACCAGAGGCTGGATCAGGTAGAACTGAGCTTTCAGCCATCCTTGGGTTAACCTAACCACCTGACACAAGGCACAGGGGAGATGGGTGGGCTGAGGCTCAACCCAAGTTATAGCACTGCTACCCCTCCATAAAACAGGAACCAAAGTACATCTTCCACTGCtgccccacacagctgcagcactcTCATCCTCACACTGGGATCCACTGCATTTATACCACTTCACCCAGGACCCCATTACACACCACTCGCCCTGGGTCTCCTCTGGGTCCCACACAGTGTCCAtggagtcttttttttttccagttcaaaGCACCCTAAACTGCATGGGGCAATAATAAACTGCTTTGGGCAATAATAACTGGACCCAGCAATAATGAAGCCTTGTGTTTTAATGTAGCTTATGCTCTTTTGTCCTTTCATGTGCACAATGAATTCTTTCTtacagctggagaaagagcaggagaagcaggaagaCCATGCACCAGAATTCATTAAAGTCAAGGAAAACCTGAGAAGAACATCAACGGTGACGGGGGACGAGAAAGCAGCATAGCTTCTGCCAAAACCCAACGGGATCCTACCAAGGCCAACACCCCCACTGAAATCTCTGTACATGGTGGACATTCCCAGCCACGCCATTGGGGCTACTTGCAGTTATTAACACTTGCTCCAGTAGAAGGCACAGAAAAGGTTTTCCTAGACCAGGAGGGAATCACTGTGGGAAAAGTGCAGTATTCACCAGAGTACTCACACAAGTGGATGCAGAGAGAATGGTGTTATTTCCCCCCCAGACTGTGGGTGCACACTAACCACCAGCTAACTCTTGGTTAACTCTAGAGACACAGTGAATATTTCAAACAGGGAAGTCTGTGTAGGAACAGCTTGGGGGACTCCTGCTTCTTTGTGAAGGCGGGTTTGCCAGGCACAAGGGGACAagagggcagctgcagctctggagagcctcCTAGAAACCTGGTAACTAAAAGGGACAATCTGTGTATTACTGAGAACAGCCCAAGTGACGATAATGGCTTTCCCAAGGGTCACTGGCTTTGCACCAGTGTGCCAGTCAAGTGTGGCTGAGGCCGTGTGTCTCAGCAGCACACCCATACTATCAGAAACACCAACCTCTGTGTGCCCTTGCAGCTGTACTTCACAAACACCTTTAAACAGCATTTCAGCCATTTCAAAGTGGCTTTTTAGGTAGTTCCATGATCAGGCAGAAAATGCATTGGGCTGTTCCATCAACTCCCCAGGTGGAGGGCAAATGCTCTGTGCAGAAAGCAAAGGCTGGGTGTTCCCAGCACGAGTGTCCATGGAATTGTGCAGTGACCAGGCAGCAGATCCCTGTGGATGCAGCAGACAGACTGACAAACTGCTTCTTGCCCCTGCACTACTGAGCTTCCTCCTCTCACCCAGCAGCTGGACATGTGCTACCACAGGGACCCACAAGAAATGCCCTGTGATGGAGAGGGGGTGATGTGGTCATGTCCCACTGGTGCCAGGCTGTCCTGTTAACCACCCTGCATGCAGCTGGTACCTGTGGGCACCAGGGGGTACAGGGCATGTAGGTCCTGATGCAAAACTACTTGTCATTGCTTCTCATCCCCTTTTCCAGAGGTCAGAGCTGCCTCATTGCAGTTGCCAGTTTACAAAGCTTCTTCTTGCTGCTGGTATAGCCAAGCTGAGGTGGATGGTGCATTTGCATCATGTTTGGACAGAGCCTGTCACACTTACAGGGCACCTGTGCCCTGGGATATCCACATCTAGAGCTAGAAGTGTATTTTCAGGAATATCTCAGCCTCTTGCTTCTCACACCAACCCTGACACAAAAGCTTGAACAGCATAACTCACCGACTGCCTTTGGACACTGGCTCTTGAACAGCCTCAGCAGACTTCGTCAGCTGGGCAGGTAATACCTGGTTAATCAACATTTATTATCCACATCTTCAGTGGATCTATATGTAACTTAAGGGAAACTGGgcatttatacatatttataaaaaagtTACTAATCCATTCTCTAGTCTCCTGGTCCAGTGGGATGTTTCATTTCAGAGGGCTGTTGCTTGACCTAGCAGCTTGAGTAAAACATCTGAGCTCCATCACATGTCAAGAGCAGTGATACAGGTATGGAGCTTCTGTGACAGACTGGACTATAAAAGCACTTAGGTCAGCTTCAATCCTTTAGCATCCCATCTCATGGCACTGTCTCTGCTGTAGTTTTTAAGGCCCTTGCTCATATGCTTATTCTAaacatgattttatttcagaaatccAGTGCATATTGTCACTATAGGTCAAACAAAAT
This region of Vidua chalybeata isolate OUT-0048 chromosome 12, bVidCha1 merged haplotype, whole genome shotgun sequence genomic DNA includes:
- the FAM107A gene encoding actin-associated protein FAM107A isoform X1; amino-acid sequence: MCLINNTKGVFFKISKNPPPAHEGTCTLTLTWCQVARTAPAPLLCLAWGSHTKQGETSHANTSFFLPASMYTEIQRDRPDGGNILTHPDYIDGNPDLIKPKKLLNPVKASKSHQELHRELLMNHKRGLGMESKPELQRVLEHRRRDLLIKQKKEEEEAKKLQSPFEKELLKRHQRLDQLEKEQEKQEDHAPEFIKVKENLRRTSTVTGDEKAA
- the FAM107A gene encoding actin-associated protein FAM107A isoform X4, with translation MSWGTGQQLPPGLPRASLRKSASMYTEIQRDRPDGGNILTHPDYIDGNPDLIKPKKLLNPVKASKSHQELHRELLMNHKRGLGMESKPELQRVLEHRRRDLLIKQKKEEEEAKKLQSPFEKELLKRHQRLDQLEKEQEKQEDHAPEFIKVKENLRRTSTVTGDEKAA
- the FAM107A gene encoding actin-associated protein FAM107A isoform X3, which codes for MGASHGKKKEYSLQSKGPSGSKKPWSGSSASMYTEIQRDRPDGGNILTHPDYIDGNPDLIKPKKLLNPVKASKSHQELHRELLMNHKRGLGMESKPELQRVLEHRRRDLLIKQKKEEEEAKKLQSPFEKELLKRHQRLDQLEKEQEKQEDHAPEFIKVKENLRRTSTVTGDEKAA
- the FAM107A gene encoding actin-associated protein FAM107A isoform X2; translated protein: MYTEIQRDRPDGGNILTHPDYIDGNPDLIKPKKLLNPVKASKSHQELHRELLMNHKRGLGMESKPELQRVLEHRRRDLLIKQKKEEEEAKKLQSPFEKELLKRHQRLDQLEKEQEKQEDHAPEFIKVKENLRRTSTVTGDEKAA